The proteins below are encoded in one region of Streptomyces sp. NBC_00490:
- a CDS encoding outer membrane protein assembly factor BamB family protein has protein sequence MSQPPNQPPGFGAPQDPPPQGGFGAPPPPAGPPQTPPPPQGPPAGAPQPGYGYPQKQPAGPYGQPQQPGPYAPPQQPGPYGQPGPYGQPQPPGPYGQPGYGYPPQPQYPGGPGTPPSGSRNPFKGKPGLVIAAAVAGLLVVGGTVWAVASGGDDDPKKPVAKESGSPKPSASDDPVNPGYGDGGGGEEQTDLNEGRQSGESKVLWYKDAPDAPGNGADAPGMWITDKTAVKAAYKQLFAYNVGDGKPTWDPITFDQKICATTPQQTASGKIVVAYMSGSSDRAECNKLQEIDLNTGEKGWSGEVADGELFDSTLQIELSITGKTLMVGRSMSGTGYDVETGKKLFDKAKYGSACFPSAFAGGAKLIAVSSCDASGDNEHDEVQELDPTTGKAKWTQKFDKGWRVARAYSLDPLVIYSTNKDKNSWNISTFTDGGKFRSQVAFDEDFAPACDWAIFARDLTGCTGAVADADTLYLPTEATSGANEIVAINLSTGKEKWRVKSPADESMLPLKIENGKLIAYVQPSYDAGGQVVSLATTGSDHKPAKLLQNPAGIADIEDGFYSKAVDWVDGRFYLSTTRLSGNDDTQEKLMLAYGK, from the coding sequence ATGTCCCAGCCGCCCAACCAGCCGCCCGGCTTCGGAGCACCGCAGGACCCGCCGCCGCAGGGTGGCTTCGGCGCGCCGCCGCCCCCTGCGGGCCCGCCGCAGACGCCGCCGCCTCCGCAGGGCCCACCGGCGGGTGCGCCCCAGCCCGGTTACGGCTACCCCCAGAAGCAGCCCGCCGGTCCGTACGGCCAGCCGCAGCAGCCGGGGCCGTACGCCCCGCCCCAGCAGCCGGGCCCCTACGGTCAGCCCGGTCCCTACGGTCAGCCCCAGCCGCCCGGCCCCTACGGCCAGCCCGGCTACGGCTACCCGCCCCAGCCGCAGTACCCCGGCGGCCCCGGCACCCCGCCGTCCGGCTCGCGCAACCCCTTCAAGGGCAAGCCGGGCCTCGTCATCGCCGCGGCCGTGGCCGGGCTGCTGGTCGTCGGCGGCACCGTGTGGGCGGTCGCGAGCGGTGGTGACGACGACCCGAAGAAGCCGGTCGCCAAGGAGAGCGGCAGCCCCAAGCCGTCCGCCTCCGACGACCCGGTCAACCCCGGGTACGGCGACGGTGGCGGCGGCGAGGAGCAGACGGACCTCAACGAGGGCCGCCAGTCCGGCGAGTCGAAGGTGCTCTGGTACAAGGACGCGCCCGACGCCCCCGGCAACGGCGCCGACGCCCCCGGCATGTGGATCACCGACAAGACCGCGGTGAAGGCGGCCTACAAGCAGCTCTTCGCCTACAACGTCGGCGACGGCAAGCCCACCTGGGACCCGATCACCTTCGACCAGAAGATCTGCGCGACCACCCCGCAGCAGACGGCCTCCGGCAAGATCGTCGTGGCCTACATGAGCGGCAGCAGCGACCGCGCGGAGTGCAACAAGCTCCAGGAGATCGACCTCAACACCGGCGAGAAGGGCTGGAGCGGCGAGGTCGCCGACGGCGAGCTGTTCGACAGCACTCTCCAGATCGAACTGTCCATCACCGGCAAGACGCTGATGGTGGGCCGCTCGATGTCGGGCACCGGCTACGACGTCGAGACCGGCAAGAAGCTCTTCGACAAGGCGAAGTACGGCAGCGCCTGCTTCCCCAGCGCCTTCGCGGGCGGCGCCAAGCTGATCGCCGTCTCCTCCTGCGACGCCTCCGGTGACAACGAGCACGACGAGGTGCAGGAGCTGGACCCGACGACCGGCAAGGCCAAGTGGACCCAGAAGTTCGACAAGGGCTGGCGGGTCGCGCGCGCCTACTCCCTCGACCCGCTGGTCATCTACAGCACCAACAAGGACAAGAACAGCTGGAACATCTCCACGTTCACCGACGGCGGCAAGTTCCGCTCCCAGGTCGCCTTCGACGAGGACTTCGCCCCCGCCTGCGACTGGGCGATCTTCGCGCGTGACCTGACGGGCTGCACGGGCGCGGTCGCCGACGCGGACACGCTCTACCTGCCCACCGAGGCCACCTCCGGCGCCAACGAGATCGTGGCGATCAACCTCTCCACCGGCAAGGAGAAGTGGCGCGTCAAGTCCCCGGCGGACGAGTCGATGCTGCCGCTGAAGATCGAGAACGGCAAGCTCATCGCCTACGTCCAGCCGTCGTACGACGCGGGCGGCCAGGTCGTCTCCCTCGCCACCACCGGCTCGGACCACAAGCCGGCCAAGCTGCTCCAGAACCCGGCGGGCATCGCCGACATCGAGGACGGCTTCTACTCCAAGGCCGTCGACTGGGTCGACGGACGCTTCTACCTCTCGACCACACGGCTGAGCGGCAACGACGACACGCAGGAGAAGCTGATGCTCGCCTACGGCAAGTAG
- a CDS encoding ABC-F family ATP-binding cassette domain-containing protein, translating to MAVNLVNVENVSKVYGTRALLDGVSLGVSEGDRIGVVGRNGDGKTTLIRMLAKLEDADTGRVTHSGGIRIGVLTQHDSLDSAATVRHEVIRDMADHEWAGNAKIRDVLTGLFGGLDMPGFPQGLDTVIGPLSGGERRRIALAKLLIDEQDLLVLDEPTNHLDVEGISWLARHLRERRSALVCVTHDRWFLDQVCTRMWDVQKGDVYEYEGGYSDYVFARAERERIAATEETKRQNLVRKELAWLRRGAPARTSKPRFRVEAANELIKDVPPPRDSSELMKFASTRLGKTVFDLEDVTVQAGPKVLLKHITWQLGPGDRIGLVGVNGAGKTSLLRAMREAWRTGGETQPVGGRVSVGRTVKLAYLSQEVAELDPALRVLEAVQRVRERVDLGKGREMTAGQLCETFGFNKEKQWTPVGDLSGGERRRLQLLRLLMDEPNVLFLDEPTNDLDIETLTQLEDLLDGWPGSMIVISHDRFFVERTTDRVFALLGDATLRMLPRGIDEYIERRHKMEEAAAAAAPVVQKAVPEKSAADQRVAKKELQKIERQLDKISEKETKLHAQIADNATDFAKVAELDGTLRDLAAEREELEMRWLELAEDA from the coding sequence ATGGCCGTCAATCTGGTCAATGTCGAGAACGTCAGCAAGGTGTACGGCACCCGTGCCCTGCTCGACGGCGTCTCGCTCGGCGTCTCCGAGGGTGATCGCATCGGTGTCGTCGGCCGCAACGGCGACGGCAAGACCACCCTGATCCGGATGCTCGCCAAGCTGGAGGACGCCGACACCGGCCGGGTCACGCACTCCGGCGGGATCCGGATCGGCGTCCTCACCCAGCACGACTCCCTGGACTCGGCCGCGACCGTCCGCCACGAGGTCATCCGGGACATGGCCGACCACGAGTGGGCCGGCAACGCCAAGATCCGCGACGTCCTGACCGGTCTCTTCGGCGGCCTCGACATGCCTGGCTTCCCGCAGGGCCTGGACACCGTCATCGGCCCGCTCTCCGGCGGTGAGCGCCGCCGGATCGCGCTCGCCAAGCTCCTCATCGACGAGCAGGACCTGCTCGTGCTCGACGAGCCCACCAACCACCTCGACGTCGAGGGCATCTCCTGGCTCGCCCGCCATCTGCGCGAGCGCCGGTCCGCACTCGTCTGCGTCACCCACGACCGCTGGTTCCTCGACCAGGTCTGCACGCGCATGTGGGACGTGCAGAAGGGCGATGTCTACGAGTACGAGGGCGGCTACTCCGACTACGTCTTCGCCCGCGCCGAGCGCGAGCGCATCGCCGCCACCGAGGAGACCAAGCGCCAGAACCTGGTCCGCAAGGAGCTCGCCTGGCTGCGCCGCGGCGCCCCGGCCCGTACGTCCAAGCCGCGCTTTCGCGTCGAGGCCGCCAACGAGCTCATCAAGGACGTGCCGCCGCCGCGCGACAGCAGCGAGCTGATGAAGTTCGCGTCCACGCGGCTCGGCAAGACGGTCTTCGACCTGGAGGACGTGACCGTCCAGGCCGGCCCCAAGGTGCTGCTCAAGCACATCACCTGGCAGCTCGGCCCCGGCGACCGCATCGGCCTGGTCGGGGTCAACGGCGCCGGCAAGACCTCCCTGCTGCGCGCCATGCGCGAGGCCTGGCGGACCGGGGGCGAGACCCAGCCCGTCGGCGGGCGGGTCTCCGTCGGCAGGACGGTCAAGCTCGCCTATCTCTCCCAGGAGGTCGCCGAGCTCGACCCGGCCCTGCGGGTGCTCGAGGCGGTGCAGCGGGTGCGTGAGCGCGTCGACCTCGGCAAGGGGCGCGAGATGACCGCCGGGCAGCTGTGCGAGACGTTCGGCTTCAACAAGGAGAAGCAGTGGACGCCGGTCGGCGACCTGTCGGGTGGTGAGCGGCGCAGGCTCCAGCTTCTGCGTCTCCTCATGGACGAGCCCAACGTCCTCTTCCTCGACGAGCCCACCAACGACCTCGACATCGAGACGCTGACCCAGCTGGAGGACCTGCTCGACGGCTGGCCCGGCTCGATGATCGTGATCTCCCACGACCGCTTCTTCGTCGAGCGGACCACCGACCGGGTCTTCGCCCTCCTCGGCGACGCCACCCTGCGGATGCTGCCGCGCGGTATCGACGAGTACATCGAGCGCCGCCACAAGATGGAGGAGGCGGCCGCCGCCGCGGCCCCGGTCGTCCAGAAGGCCGTCCCGGAGAAGAGCGCCGCCGATCAGCGCGTGGCCAAGAAGGAGCTCCAGAAGATCGAGCGGCAGCTCGACAAGATCTCCGAGAAGGAGACCAAGCTGCACGCCCAAATCGCCGACAACGCCACGGACTTCGCGAAGGTGGCCGAACTCGACGGCACGCTTCGGGACTTGGCCGCGGAGCGCGAGGAGCTGGAGATGCGCTGGCTGGAACTCGCCGAGGACGCGTGA
- a CDS encoding outer membrane protein assembly factor BamB family protein has product MTQPPPPPPNQPPPGGGFGPPQDQPPQQPGFGAPQPPAQQPGYGYPQTPPPPQGAPQTPPPPQTPPADQGYGYPGQQQPPYGQQPNPYGQQQPGGYGQPNPYGQQPGYGYPQPTMPMHPQPGQPAGGGRKISPQLAIIVAAVVAIALIVGGGVWYASSSGDDKKDTASSSGGTGGGGDEKGGTGGTSSKGDEKVPSSTAASVLFQVPQPELEVDTTYTVDGSWLTDKVYAKSGIAEIVGYDLAKGTKLWTIKLPGPVCRASRHQTEDNLTAIAFEPAMPTKDRTAGCSQIAAIDLDAGKKLWTKTAKTGDRLITWDNVNVSANTVASGSTSGGAAWDISTGKSLWTPKPTDTCYDAGYGGGEKLVAVRKCGSYDARQLHIQTIDPASGKVISEYKLAQGIEYASIISTEPLVVAAEVGEVEGARGISDVFAIDNKTGKLRSHVSLAADRYEARCDGIYQVEYCFQVVVGNDRLYVQTAEHDGTGDEYSNRTNEIVAFDLASGKQTGQRADAGDSYTITPLRMDGGNLLAYKQPPYDKGGQIVTIDGGSFKETKLLEMPSTKTVRDVETSMLPDSSEILYHDGQLFMSKVYASDFGSASTEKRYLAIAFGAK; this is encoded by the coding sequence ATGACCCAGCCGCCGCCCCCGCCGCCCAACCAGCCCCCGCCCGGGGGAGGTTTCGGCCCGCCGCAGGACCAGCCGCCGCAGCAGCCCGGATTCGGCGCCCCGCAGCCGCCGGCCCAGCAGCCCGGTTACGGCTACCCCCAGACGCCCCCGCCGCCGCAGGGCGCCCCGCAGACGCCCCCGCCCCCGCAGACACCGCCCGCGGACCAGGGCTACGGCTACCCCGGCCAGCAGCAGCCGCCGTACGGCCAGCAGCCGAACCCGTACGGGCAGCAGCAGCCCGGCGGTTACGGCCAGCCCAACCCCTATGGCCAGCAGCCCGGTTACGGCTACCCGCAGCCGACCATGCCGATGCACCCCCAGCCCGGTCAGCCGGCCGGTGGCGGACGGAAGATCAGTCCGCAGCTGGCGATCATCGTCGCGGCGGTGGTGGCGATCGCGCTGATCGTGGGCGGCGGTGTCTGGTACGCCTCCTCGTCCGGCGACGACAAGAAGGACACCGCGAGCTCCAGCGGCGGCACCGGCGGTGGCGGCGACGAGAAGGGCGGCACCGGCGGCACCTCCAGCAAGGGCGACGAGAAGGTCCCCTCCAGCACCGCCGCGTCCGTCCTCTTCCAGGTCCCGCAGCCCGAACTCGAGGTCGACACCACGTACACGGTGGACGGCTCCTGGCTGACCGACAAGGTCTACGCCAAGAGCGGCATCGCCGAGATCGTCGGCTACGACCTCGCCAAGGGCACGAAGCTGTGGACGATCAAGTTGCCCGGTCCGGTGTGCCGGGCCAGCCGGCACCAGACCGAGGACAACCTGACGGCCATCGCCTTCGAGCCGGCGATGCCGACGAAGGACCGTACGGCGGGCTGCAGCCAGATCGCCGCGATCGACCTGGACGCGGGCAAGAAGCTGTGGACCAAGACGGCCAAGACCGGTGACCGGCTGATCACCTGGGACAACGTCAACGTCAGCGCGAACACGGTCGCCTCGGGCAGCACCAGCGGCGGCGCCGCCTGGGACATCTCCACCGGCAAGTCCCTGTGGACCCCCAAGCCCACCGACACCTGCTACGACGCGGGCTACGGCGGCGGCGAGAAGCTGGTCGCGGTCCGCAAGTGCGGCTCGTACGACGCCCGCCAGCTGCACATCCAGACCATCGACCCGGCCTCCGGGAAGGTGATCTCCGAGTACAAGCTGGCGCAGGGCATCGAGTACGCGAGCATCATCTCCACCGAGCCGCTGGTCGTGGCCGCCGAGGTGGGCGAGGTCGAGGGCGCCAGAGGTATCTCGGACGTCTTCGCCATCGACAACAAGACCGGCAAACTGCGCTCCCATGTCTCCCTGGCGGCGGACCGGTACGAAGCCCGCTGTGACGGGATCTACCAGGTCGAATACTGCTTCCAGGTCGTGGTCGGCAACGACCGGCTCTACGTGCAGACCGCGGAACACGACGGCACCGGTGACGAGTACAGCAACCGGACCAACGAGATCGTCGCCTTCGACCTGGCCTCCGGCAAGCAGACCGGCCAGCGCGCCGACGCCGGCGACAGCTACACGATCACCCCGCTGCGCATGGACGGCGGCAACCTGCTGGCGTACAAGCAACCGCCGTACGACAAGGGCGGTCAGATCGTGACCATCGACGGTGGTTCTTTCAAGGAGACGAAGCTCCTGGAGATGCCGTCGACGAAGACGGTGCGCGACGTGGAGACCAGCATGCTCCCGGACTCCTCCGAGATCCTCTACCACGACGGCCAGTTGTTCATGTCGAAGGTCTACGCGAGCGATTTCGGCAGCGCTTCGACCGAGAAGAGGTATCTCGCGATCGCTTTCGGCGCGAAGTAG
- a CDS encoding 4-(cytidine 5'-diphospho)-2-C-methyl-D-erythritol kinase, which produces MSVTVRVPAKVNVQLAVGAARPDGFHDLANVFLAVGLHDEVTVTPADELRVTCAGPDAGQVPLDRTNLAARAALALAARRGIEPAVHLHIAKDIPVAGGMAGGSADGAGALLACDTLWGTNASREELLEICAELGSDVPFSLVGGAALGTGRGEKLRVLDVGGTFHWVFAMAGRGLSTPAVFREFDRLTEGLDVPEPVASQELIDALAKGDPDALAAAVSNDLQPAALSLFPELADTLAAGRTAGALAALVSGSGPTTAFLTRDPQAAAKVAAALTASGTCRTVRTASGPAAGATVVA; this is translated from the coding sequence GTGAGCGTCACCGTCCGCGTCCCCGCCAAGGTCAACGTCCAGCTCGCGGTCGGCGCAGCCCGCCCCGACGGCTTCCACGACCTGGCCAACGTCTTCCTCGCGGTCGGCCTCCACGACGAGGTGACGGTCACCCCGGCCGACGAACTGCGCGTCACCTGCGCGGGGCCGGACGCGGGGCAGGTGCCGCTCGACCGGACGAACCTGGCGGCGCGCGCGGCACTGGCCCTCGCCGCGCGACGCGGCATCGAACCCGCCGTGCACCTCCACATCGCCAAGGACATCCCCGTCGCCGGCGGCATGGCCGGCGGCAGCGCGGACGGTGCCGGGGCGCTGCTGGCCTGCGACACCCTGTGGGGCACGAACGCCTCCCGTGAGGAACTGCTCGAGATCTGCGCCGAGTTGGGCAGCGACGTGCCGTTCAGCCTGGTGGGCGGGGCCGCGCTCGGGACCGGGCGCGGGGAGAAGCTGCGCGTCCTCGACGTCGGCGGGACCTTCCACTGGGTCTTCGCGATGGCGGGGCGCGGGCTGTCCACCCCGGCCGTCTTCCGGGAGTTCGACCGGCTGACCGAGGGGCTCGACGTCCCCGAGCCCGTCGCCTCGCAGGAGCTGATCGACGCGCTCGCGAAGGGCGACCCCGACGCGCTCGCCGCGGCCGTCTCCAACGACCTTCAGCCCGCCGCCCTTTCGCTCTTCCCGGAGCTCGCCGACACCCTCGCGGCCGGCCGGACCGCGGGTGCGCTCGCCGCGCTGGTGTCGGGATCGGGTCCGACGACGGCGTTCCTGACGCGCGATCCGCAGGCCGCGGCGAAGGTGGCCGCGGCGCTGACGGCGTCCGGCACCTGCCGGACCGTGCGGACCGCGTCGGGGCCCGCGGCGGGTGCGACCGTGGTGGCGTGA